A window of the Bacillota bacterium genome harbors these coding sequences:
- a CDS encoding ABC transporter substrate-binding protein has product MPSIMRINRLLLAINIGIAILVLPACQRRQQEAGVVHLRAWTMWGGDEAEAFQVVVDEFNRRHPHIQVHNLAAVEDTKIIRAIVANDPPEIFTLRDPGYLGSLAGNGALLCLDEFFKQSGLKESDYAPGSLSQCRYNGKLYAMIYLMDCFALLWNKDAFREAGLDPERPPKTLSELLEYARKLTRRDANGRIVRIGMMPPDPLIIISAFGGQFIDPKTGMPTADHPRNVEALEWYRKLIEVQGGAEEVNAFQAGFGQEMGINNPFLVGKVAMMINGQWNPYWFQRYGPKVRYGAAPIPYPDQYPEQKNPTWLGGNIFCIPVNCKHPKEAWEFLRWTQTVEAQVLFASTMHGVPNILEARKERSLREGEPWKRAFAVFMDVANSPNARHFPPTPITGLYQYEIYSAADFVRYGTKTPAQALRDVQKRVYREMLFWRR; this is encoded by the coding sequence TTGCCGTCAATTATGCGCATAAACAGGCTGTTACTCGCCATCAACATAGGTATCGCGATACTCGTCTTACCGGCGTGCCAGAGAAGGCAGCAGGAAGCGGGCGTCGTTCACTTGCGGGCGTGGACCATGTGGGGTGGCGACGAGGCGGAGGCGTTTCAGGTGGTGGTGGACGAGTTCAACCGCAGGCACCCGCACATTCAGGTGCATAATCTCGCAGCGGTGGAGGATACCAAGATTATCCGCGCCATCGTCGCCAACGACCCGCCTGAAATATTCACCTTGCGCGACCCTGGCTATCTGGGCTCGCTGGCGGGAAACGGTGCGCTGCTCTGCCTGGACGAATTCTTCAAGCAGTCCGGGCTGAAGGAGTCGGACTACGCGCCCGGCTCGCTTTCGCAGTGCCGCTATAACGGCAAGCTCTATGCGATGATTTACCTGATGGACTGCTTCGCCCTTCTGTGGAACAAGGATGCTTTTCGGGAGGCGGGACTGGACCCCGAGCGTCCCCCCAAAACGTTGAGCGAGCTGTTGGAATACGCTCGAAAACTCACCAGGCGCGACGCGAACGGGCGCATTGTGCGCATCGGCATGATGCCGCCCGACCCGCTCATCATTATCTCCGCGTTTGGGGGGCAGTTTATCGACCCGAAGACCGGAATGCCCACCGCCGACCACCCGCGTAACGTTGAGGCGTTAGAGTGGTACAGGAAGCTGATCGAGGTACAGGGCGGCGCAGAAGAGGTCAATGCGTTTCAGGCAGGTTTCGGGCAAGAGATGGGCATCAACAATCCTTTCCTGGTGGGCAAGGTGGCGATGATGATTAACGGGCAATGGAACCCCTACTGGTTCCAGCGCTACGGTCCAAAGGTGCGCTACGGCGCAGCTCCGATCCCCTATCCCGACCAGTATCCCGAGCAGAAAAACCCCACATGGCTCGGCGGCAACATCTTCTGCATCCCGGTGAACTGCAAGCACCCCAAAGAGGCGTGGGAGTTTCTGCGCTGGACGCAAACCGTGGAGGCACAGGTGCTTTTCGCCAGCACTATGCATGGCGTGCCGAATATTCTGGAAGCGCGAAAAGAGCGTAGCCTGCGCGAGGGCGAGCCATGGAAACGCGCCTTCGCCGTGTTCATGGACGTGGCTAACAGCCCGAATGCACGCCATTTTCCCCCCACCCCGATCACCGGGCTGTACCAGTACGAGATTTACAGTGCAGCGGATTTCGTGCGATACGGAACCAAAACACCCGCCCAGGCGCTGCGCGATGTGCAAAAGCGGGTGTACCGTGAGATGCTGTTCTGGCGGAGGTGA
- a CDS encoding M42 family metallopeptidase, with translation MREESFEFLKQIVNTPSPSGYEQKAQAVFREYAGRFADEVHTDVLGNSYAVINPEGYPRVMLSGHVDEIGFVVHYISDEGFIYFSPVGGHDSIVPVGHRVHIHTKQGPVLGIIGRKAVHLLSEEERRKKPELSDLWIDIGATSKKEAEERVRLGDPITYVYDLQPLLGDFVTARGFDNKMGCFVVAEALRLLSEKRSEIKAAVYAVSTVQEEVGLRGARTIAYEIDPQVAVTVDVGHSIDYPGVDKKKHGDQAISKGPVICRGSHINPLVFEMLVDTAIEKEIPYQIEVAGGRTGTDNDAIQLSRSGVATGLVSVPIRYMHTPCELLHLGDLENTVRLLAEFTLKLHADINWTPMG, from the coding sequence ATGAGAGAAGAGTCCTTCGAGTTTCTCAAGCAGATAGTCAACACGCCAAGCCCTTCGGGTTACGAGCAGAAGGCACAGGCGGTGTTCCGTGAATACGCCGGGCGTTTCGCGGATGAAGTGCATACCGACGTACTGGGCAACAGCTACGCGGTGATTAATCCAGAGGGTTATCCGCGCGTGATGCTCTCCGGGCATGTGGATGAGATTGGCTTTGTTGTCCACTACATCAGCGATGAGGGCTTCATCTATTTCTCACCGGTTGGAGGGCACGATTCCATTGTGCCGGTGGGACACCGGGTACATATCCATACGAAGCAAGGTCCGGTCCTGGGCATCATCGGGCGCAAAGCGGTGCACCTGCTCAGCGAAGAGGAACGGCGCAAGAAGCCCGAGCTCAGCGACCTGTGGATAGACATCGGTGCAACCAGCAAAAAAGAGGCGGAGGAGCGCGTACGCCTGGGAGACCCCATCACGTACGTATACGACCTTCAGCCCCTGCTGGGAGATTTTGTCACCGCGCGCGGCTTCGACAACAAGATGGGTTGCTTCGTGGTGGCAGAGGCGTTGCGCCTGCTGAGCGAAAAACGCTCCGAGATCAAAGCAGCTGTGTATGCGGTCTCGACGGTGCAGGAGGAAGTGGGGCTACGCGGGGCGCGTACCATCGCCTACGAGATAGACCCGCAGGTGGCAGTGACGGTGGACGTGGGTCACAGCATCGACTACCCGGGCGTGGACAAGAAGAAACATGGTGACCAGGCTATCTCTAAAGGTCCCGTCATCTGCCGCGGCTCACATATCAACCCGCTGGTCTTCGAGATGCTGGTGGACACGGCAATCGAAAAAGAGATACCTTATCAGATAGAGGTTGCAGGCGGGCGCACCGGCACCGATAACGATGCCATCCAGCTATCGCGCTCGGGCGTGGCAACCGGACTGGTGTCGGTGCCGATACGCTACATGCACACACCGTGTGAGCTGCTGCATCTGGGAGACCTGGAGAACACGGTGCGCCTGTTGGCGGAGTTCACGCTCAAGCTCCATGCAGACATTAACTGGACTCCAATGGGATGA
- a CDS encoding GNAT family N-acetyltransferase, producing the protein MAGNTVRLGIVGAGGRGASFKSACDAIPGVKMEAVCDVDEARARRVAEITGAQQTFTDYEQMLEKADIDAVIVATPMPLHAPQSIAALRHDIHVLSEVPAAVSLEECKQLVQAVRESNAVYMMAENYIYAKPIVLVKELVRRGLFGTTYYAEGEYIHELKELNELTPWRRRWQTGINGNTYPTHSIGPILEWMPGDRVVSVCCAGSGHHYRDRRGELYENEDTTITLCKMRSGGLVKLRLDMLSDRPHAMNVYQLQGTDGCYESARAPGEQDRVWLRSLCPDMNTWLPLHELEDQFLPEDWRRQEELARRTGHGGGDYFVLADFIAAIRGERPPAVDVHYALDMTLPGLMSQISIAQGGGWVEVPDSRVWGTDAEPKPQLQMVYPPHRFASLPEPPIPDGYRLRNIRAGEEEKYLALMRRVGFAEHWTVADVQRFMRNVLPGGFFVVEHIATGDLVATAMANHSPNEQHPNGGVLDWVAADPAHKGKGLGKVVTAAVVRLLIQRGYQQIYLLTDDWRLPAIATYLSLGWEPYVYNEEMRERWDRVLQQIRR; encoded by the coding sequence ATGGCAGGTAATACGGTTCGTCTGGGCATTGTGGGTGCAGGAGGGCGCGGAGCCAGCTTTAAGTCCGCCTGCGATGCGATACCTGGCGTGAAGATGGAGGCAGTCTGTGATGTGGACGAAGCGCGTGCGCGACGCGTCGCCGAGATAACAGGAGCACAGCAAACCTTCACCGACTATGAGCAGATGCTGGAGAAGGCGGACATCGACGCGGTGATTGTCGCGACCCCGATGCCCCTGCACGCCCCGCAGTCCATCGCCGCGCTCCGACACGATATCCATGTACTCAGTGAAGTGCCCGCTGCGGTCTCATTGGAGGAATGTAAACAGCTGGTGCAGGCGGTACGAGAGAGCAATGCCGTGTACATGATGGCGGAGAACTACATCTACGCCAAGCCCATTGTGCTGGTGAAAGAGCTGGTGCGACGCGGACTCTTCGGTACCACCTACTATGCCGAAGGTGAATACATCCATGAACTCAAAGAGCTGAACGAACTCACCCCATGGCGACGCAGGTGGCAGACGGGCATCAACGGCAATACCTACCCGACACACAGCATCGGTCCCATTCTGGAGTGGATGCCGGGCGACCGGGTGGTTTCGGTGTGCTGCGCGGGCAGCGGACACCACTACCGCGACCGCCGCGGTGAACTATACGAGAACGAGGACACCACCATTACCCTGTGCAAGATGCGTTCCGGCGGGCTGGTGAAGCTGCGTCTGGATATGCTGTCCGACCGTCCGCACGCGATGAACGTGTATCAACTGCAAGGCACCGACGGCTGTTACGAATCGGCGCGGGCGCCTGGCGAGCAAGACCGCGTGTGGCTGCGTAGCCTCTGCCCGGATATGAACACATGGCTGCCCTTGCATGAACTGGAAGACCAGTTCCTGCCGGAAGACTGGAGGCGTCAGGAGGAGCTGGCGCGACGCACCGGGCACGGTGGAGGCGACTATTTCGTGCTGGCGGATTTCATCGCCGCGATACGGGGCGAGCGACCGCCCGCTGTGGACGTGCACTACGCGCTGGATATGACCCTGCCCGGCTTGATGAGCCAGATTTCCATCGCGCAAGGCGGAGGATGGGTGGAGGTACCCGATTCGCGGGTGTGGGGCACAGACGCTGAACCCAAACCGCAGTTGCAGATGGTCTATCCCCCGCACCGCTTCGCGTCCCTGCCGGAACCGCCGATACCGGATGGCTATCGCCTGCGCAACATCCGTGCGGGCGAAGAAGAGAAATACCTTGCCCTGATGCGCAGGGTGGGCTTTGCGGAACACTGGACGGTCGCTGACGTGCAGCGCTTCATGCGCAACGTACTGCCCGGCGGCTTCTTTGTGGTGGAGCATATTGCCACAGGCGACCTGGTCGCAACGGCAATGGCGAACCACTCCCCGAATGAACAGCATCCCAACGGGGGCGTGCTGGACTGGGTGGCTGCCGACCCCGCCCATAAGGGCAAGGGGCTGGGCAAGGTGGTTACCGCTGCGGTGGTGCGCCTGTTGATACAGCGAGGCTATCAACAGATATACCTGCTGACGGACGACTGGCGTTTGCCCGCGATTGCGACCTACCTGTCACTGGGCTGGGAGCCGTACGTCTACAATGAGGAGATGCGGGAGCGCTGGGACAGAGTGCTTCAGCAGATACGCCGGTGA
- a CDS encoding hydroxyacid dehydrogenase produces the protein MDTIRAGFFEVDDGQAQHLIEGIRRLGVADRVQVDFLPHPLTPDGCEACAQYDAIAVFIGTKVSRTTLEALPRLRLVLTMSTGYDHIDIDACRERGVVVCNVPHYGENTVAEHTFALILSLSRKLHAAYFQSLRGEYQVRALRGFDLYGKTLGVVGAGSIGLHVIRIARGFGMRVLAYDARPQRLLAEVLGFTYTDLDTLLKESDIVTLHVPATPATYHLMNRETLSKMKRGALLINTARGSVVDTEALLWALEEGILAGAGLDVIEGEEYITEESALLKMPMAEQTLKQLVQAQVLLRRENVVFTPHIAFNSQEAVERILDTTLQNLSAFLQGNPQNVVT, from the coding sequence ATGGACACGATACGCGCTGGCTTTTTTGAAGTAGACGACGGGCAGGCGCAACATCTGATAGAAGGCATACGCCGCCTCGGTGTCGCCGACAGGGTGCAGGTGGACTTCTTGCCCCATCCCCTGACCCCGGATGGGTGTGAGGCATGTGCCCAATATGACGCCATTGCCGTTTTCATTGGCACGAAGGTGAGCCGCACGACGCTGGAGGCTCTGCCCCGCCTGCGATTAGTGCTTACGATGTCCACTGGCTACGACCACATCGATATCGACGCGTGTCGCGAGCGCGGGGTGGTGGTGTGTAACGTGCCACACTACGGCGAGAACACGGTGGCGGAGCATACCTTTGCGCTTATCCTGTCGCTGTCACGCAAGCTGCACGCTGCCTATTTCCAGAGCCTGCGGGGAGAGTATCAGGTACGCGCTCTGCGCGGATTTGACCTGTATGGAAAGACACTGGGTGTGGTGGGTGCTGGCAGCATCGGCTTGCACGTCATCCGCATTGCGCGCGGCTTCGGCATGAGGGTGCTGGCGTATGATGCGCGCCCCCAGCGGTTGCTCGCGGAGGTGTTGGGGTTCACCTACACCGATTTGGACACCCTGTTGAAAGAGTCCGATATCGTCACCCTGCATGTGCCTGCCACCCCTGCCACGTACCACCTGATGAACCGCGAGACGCTGAGCAAGATGAAGCGGGGTGCGCTGCTCATCAACACGGCGCGCGGTTCGGTGGTGGATACCGAGGCGCTATTGTGGGCGCTGGAGGAGGGGATACTGGCGGGCGCGGGGCTGGATGTCATCGAAGGCGAGGAGTACATCACCGAGGAGAGCGCGCTGCTGAAGATGCCCATGGCGGAACAGACACTGAAGCAGCTGGTGCAGGCGCAGGTGTTGCTGCGGCGCGAAAATGTAGTGTTTACGCCACACATCGCCTTCAACAGTCAGGAGGCGGTGGAGCGTATTCTGGACACCACTCTGCAAAACCTGTCTGCCTTCCTGCAGGGCAATCCGCAGAATGTGGTGACTTAA